The Rhododendron vialii isolate Sample 1 chromosome 6a, ASM3025357v1 genome includes a window with the following:
- the LOC131330294 gene encoding ergosterol biosynthetic protein 28-like, producing MKLLGWWLMVVGSLRLASVWFGFFDIWALRLAVFSKTPMTEVHGRTFGVWTLLTCTLCFLCAFNLDNKPLYLATFLSFIYAFGHFLTEYLIYKTMAIANLTTVGIFAGTSIIWMLLRWNAHQRIEIKRS from the exons atgaaattgCTAGGATGGTGGTTGATGGTGGTGGGTTCGCTTCGATTAGCGTCCGTTTGGTTCGGTTTCTTCGATATTTGGGCCCTACGACTCGCTGTTTTCTCCAAGACCCCAA TGACTGAAGTTCATGGAAGAACCTTTGGAGTATGGACCCTCTTGACTTGCACTCTTTGCTTTCTTTGTGCGTTCAACCTTGATAACAAGCCGCTATACTTGGCCACCTTCTTGTCGTTCATCTATGCTTTTGGACATTTCCTGACGGAATACCTAATTTATAAAACTATGGCAATTGCAAATTTGACGACTGTTGGCATCTTTGCAG GCACATCCATCATATGGATGTTGTTGCGGTGGAACGCTCATCAGCGTATTGAGATCAAGCGTTCTTAA
- the LOC131329216 gene encoding inositol-tetrakisphosphate 1-kinase 3-like isoform X1 — protein sequence MRLKEETEFFEEEEEREQTMVAHKFSLQPMMKGVVVGYALTSKKIKSFLQPKLERLARNKGILFVAIDQHRPLSDQGPFDIVLHKLSGKEWRQILEDYRQTHPEVTVLDPPDAIQQVHNRQFMLQEVADLNLSDAYGTVGVPRQLVIKKDPASIPDAVNKAGLRLPLVAKPLVVDGSAKSHELSLAYDQYSLRILEPPLVLQEFVNHGGVLFKVYVVGEAIKVVRRFSLPDVSKRELSTNAGVFRFPRVSCAAASADDADLDPGIGELPPRPLLERLAKELRRRLGLRLFNLDIIREHGTRDRFYVIDINYFPGYGKMPEYEHIFTDFLLSLVQSKYKKRAGKPVEEPVR from the exons ATGAGGTTGAAGGAGGAAACCGAGTTTtttgaggaagaggaggagagagaacaaACCATGGTGGCGCACAAGTTTTCTTTGCAGCCGATGATGAAAGGGGTCGTGGTTGGTTACGCCCTGACGTCGAAAAAGATTAAGAGCTTTTTGCAACCCAAGCTTGAGCGTCTGGCTAG GAACAAGGGGATATTGTTCGTTGCTATTGACCAACACAGGCCCCTTTCAGACCAAGGCCCTTTTGACATTGTTCTACACAAG TTATCGGGAAAGGAGTGGCGTCAGATTCTTGAG GATTATCGGCAAACACATCCTGAAGTTACAGTTCTTGATCCACCAGATGCCATACAGCAAGTCCACAATCGTCAGTTCATGCTTCAGGAAGTTGCCGATCTGAACTTGTCTGATGCATATG GCACAGTTGGTGTTCCGAGGCAGTTGGTCATAAAAAAAGACCCAGCGTCCATCCCGGATGCAGTTAACAAAGCTGGGTTGAGGCTACCACTTG TTGCAAAGCCTTTGGTTGTCGATGGAAGTGCAAAATCACATGAACTGTCACTTGCTTATGATCAATACTCCCTCCGGATACTTGAACCTCCacttgttcttcaagagtttGTCAATCATG GGGGCGTTCTCTTCAAGGTTTACGTCGTTGGGGAAGCTATTAAGGTTGTGAGGCGATTCTCTTTGCCTGACGTTAGCAAACGTGAGCTATCAACAAATGCTGGTGTATTCCGCTTTCCAAGGGTTTCTTGTGCTGCAGCATCTGCTGATGATGCAGATCTGGACCCAGGAATTGGTG AGCTTCCACCACGACCTTTGCTTGAGAGACTTGCCAAGGAACTTCGTCGCCGACTG GGCCTTCGGCTATTCAACCTAGATATAATCAGAGAGCATGGGACCCGAGACCGCTTCTATGTTATCGACATCAACTATTTCCCTG GGTATGGGAAAATGCCAGAATATGAGCACATATTCACGGATTTCCTCCTCAGCCTGGTGCAAAGCAAGTACAAGAAACGTGCTGGTAAACCAGTTGAAGAGCCTGTGCGGTAG
- the LOC131329216 gene encoding inositol-tetrakisphosphate 1-kinase 3-like isoform X2, which yields MLQEVADLNLSDAYGTVGVPRQLVIKKDPASIPDAVNKAGLRLPLVAKPLVVDGSAKSHELSLAYDQYSLRILEPPLVLQEFVNHGGVLFKVYVVGEAIKVVRRFSLPDVSKRELSTNAGVFRFPRVSCAAASADDADLDPGIGELPPRPLLERLAKELRRRLGLRLFNLDIIREHGTRDRFYVIDINYFPGYGKMPEYEHIFTDFLLSLVQSKYKKRAGKPVEEPVR from the exons ATGCTTCAGGAAGTTGCCGATCTGAACTTGTCTGATGCATATG GCACAGTTGGTGTTCCGAGGCAGTTGGTCATAAAAAAAGACCCAGCGTCCATCCCGGATGCAGTTAACAAAGCTGGGTTGAGGCTACCACTTG TTGCAAAGCCTTTGGTTGTCGATGGAAGTGCAAAATCACATGAACTGTCACTTGCTTATGATCAATACTCCCTCCGGATACTTGAACCTCCacttgttcttcaagagtttGTCAATCATG GGGGCGTTCTCTTCAAGGTTTACGTCGTTGGGGAAGCTATTAAGGTTGTGAGGCGATTCTCTTTGCCTGACGTTAGCAAACGTGAGCTATCAACAAATGCTGGTGTATTCCGCTTTCCAAGGGTTTCTTGTGCTGCAGCATCTGCTGATGATGCAGATCTGGACCCAGGAATTGGTG AGCTTCCACCACGACCTTTGCTTGAGAGACTTGCCAAGGAACTTCGTCGCCGACTG GGCCTTCGGCTATTCAACCTAGATATAATCAGAGAGCATGGGACCCGAGACCGCTTCTATGTTATCGACATCAACTATTTCCCTG GGTATGGGAAAATGCCAGAATATGAGCACATATTCACGGATTTCCTCCTCAGCCTGGTGCAAAGCAAGTACAAGAAACGTGCTGGTAAACCAGTTGAAGAGCCTGTGCGGTAG
- the LOC131329573 gene encoding uncharacterized protein LOC131329573: MDPCPFVRITVSNLALKIPVASKAARSVVHPSSSPCFCKIKLKTFPHQTAVVPYIPPEHHSPDHSQAPAASFHLSKSDLTKLAGKSLFAGKLHLKIYIYTGRRGSTCGVNSGKLLAKVRVPLDLTEAEARACVFHNGWISVGKDVKGPSASRFHVNVKAEPDPRFVFQFDGEPECSPQVFQIQGSIRQPVFTCKFSFRSNVDRNQISRSLQSEGHSSRGWLSSFGSERERPGKERKGWSITVHDLSGSPVAAASMVTPFVASPGSDRVSRSNPGCWLILRPGDNTWKPWGRLEAWRERGGAHDGLGYRFELIPDNSAAGVVLAESTLSSTKGGKFVIDPGSVSSSTNGRSTPVNATSPGCSPRGSGDYGYGLWPYCLYRGFVMSADVEGEGSKCGRPTVEVGVQHVSCTEDAAAFVALAAAVDLSIDACRLFSQKLRKELCQPQELLFS, encoded by the exons ATGGATCCGTGTCCGTTCGTGCGCATAACCGTATCCAACCTCGCCCTGAAGATCCCCGTCGCCTCGAAAGCCGCTCGCTCCGTCGTCCACCCCTCCTCCTCCCCGTGCTTCTGCAAGATCAAGCTCAAAACCTTCCCCCACCAAACCGCCGTCGTTCCGTACATCCCGCCGGAACACCACTCCCCGGACCACTCCCAAGCCCCCGCGGCATCCTTCCACCTCAGCAAGTCCGACCTCACGAAACTTGCCGGGAAATCTCTCTTCGCCGGAAAGCTTCACCTCAAGATCTACATCTACACGGGGCGGAGGGGGAGCACGTGCGGGGTGAACTCGGGGAAGCTGCTGGCGAAGGTGAGGGTGCCGTTGGACTTAACGGAAGCGGAGGCCAGGGCTTGCGTGTTTCACAACGGGTGGATTTCGGTGGGGAAGGACGTGAAGGGGCCGAGCGCTTCTCGATTCCATGTGAATGTGAAGGCGGAGCCTGATCCGAGGTTCGTGTTTCAGTTCGACGGGGAGCCCGAGTGTAGTCCTCAGGTGTTCCAGATCCAGGGGAGTATTCGGCAGCCGGTTTTCACTTGCAAGTTCAGCTTTCGAAGCAACGTTGATCGGAATCAAATATCCAG ATCGTTGCAATCCGAGGGCCACAGCTCAAGGGGGTGGTTAAGTTCATTCGGAAGCGAGCGCGAGAGACCGGGCAAAGAACGCAAGGGCTGGTCAATCACGGTCCACGACCTCTCCGGCTCGCCCGTCGCGGCCGCGTCGATGGTCACCCCCTTCGTCGCCTCCCCGGGTTCGGACCGCGTCTCCCGGTCCAACCCCGGCTGCTGGCTCATCCTCCGCCCCGGCGACAACACCTGGAAGCCTTGGGGCCGCCTCGAGGCCTGGCGCGAGCGCGGCGGCGCCCACGACGGCCTCGGCTACCGCTTCGAACTCATCCCCGACAACTCCGCGGCCGGCGTCGTTCTCGCCGAGTCCACCCTCAGCTCCACCAAAGGCGGCAAATTCGTCATAGACCCAGGCTCCGTATCATCCTCAACCAACGGGAGGTCGACACCTGTAAACGCCACGTCACCGGGGTGCAGCCCGAGGGGGAGCGGGGACTACGGGTACGGGCTGTGGCCGTATTGCTTGTACAGAGGGTTCGTGATGTCGGCCGACGTGGAAGGGGAGGGGAGCAAGTGCGGTAGACCCACGGTGGAGGTGGGCGTGCAGCACGTGAGCTGCACGGAGGACGCGGCGGCGTTCGTGGCCCTGGCGGCCGCGGTTGATCTGAGCATCGATGCGTGCAGGCTTTTCTCGCAGAAGCTGCGGAAAGAGCTCTGCCAGCCGCAAGAATTGTTGTTCTCGTGA